From the Chiroxiphia lanceolata isolate bChiLan1 chromosome 13, bChiLan1.pri, whole genome shotgun sequence genome, one window contains:
- the SLC12A4 gene encoding solute carrier family 12 member 4 isoform X5, protein MVCACTIVSLGHVELKEGAGHGNHKENSPFLNSAEAGKGGDYYDRNLALFEEELDIRPKVSSLLGKLVNYTNLTQGVKEHEEAESTDGSKKKVSKSPSMGTLMGVYLPCMQNIFGVILFLRLTWMVGMAGVLQSFLIVLLCCCCTMLTTISMSAIATNGVVPAGGSYFMISRSLGPEFGGAVGLCFYLGTTFAGAMYILGAIEILLTYIVPQAAIFHPSSAHDASNAMLNNMRVYGTVFLILMAVVVFVGVKYVNKFASLFLACVVISILSIYAGAIKSIFDPPEFPICMLGNRTLSRDHFDVCAKTIVKDNITVASKLWELFCHTTNLTEEHCDEYFLMNNVSEIAGIPGAASGILIDNLWSNYLEKGEILEKAHHPSVDVAGQKNNLHLYVLSDIATSFMVLVGIFFPSVTGIMAGSNRSGDLKDAQKSIPVGTILAIVTTSLVYFSCVLLFGACIEGVVLRDKYGDAVNKNLVVGTLSWPSPWVIVIGSFFSTCGAGLQSLTGAPRLLQAIAKDNIIPFLWIFGHGKANGEPTWALLLTALIAELGILIASLDMVAPILSMFFLMCYLFVNLACAVQTLLRTPNWRPRFKYYHWALSFLGMSICLALMFISSWYYALVAMLIAGMIYKYIEYQGAEKEWGDGIRGLSLSAARYALLRLEEGPPHTKNWRPQLLVLLKLDEDLHVKYPRLLTFASQLKAGKGLTIIGSVIQGNFLETYGEAQAAEQTIKNMMEIEKVKGFCQVVVANKVREGIAHLIQSCGLGGMKHNTVVLGWPYGWRQSEDPRSWKTFIGTVRCTTAAHLALLVPKNVSFYPSNHERYNEGNIDVWWIVHDGGMLMLLPFLLKQHKVWRKCKMRIFTVAQMDDNSIQMKKDLATFLYQLRIEAEVEVVEMHNSDISAYTYERTLMMEQRSQMLRQMRLTKTEREREAQLVKDRHSIARLESLYSDEEDEGDPVPENIQMTWTKEKCDAEKRNRGSAVGSFRDLISIKPEWENLNQSNVRRMHTAVKLNEVIVNRSHDARLVLLNMPGPPKNTDGDENYMEFLEVLTEGLERVLLVRGGGREVITIYS, encoded by the exons ATGGTTTGTGCCTGTACAATTGTTTCTTTGGGCCATGTTGAGCTGAAAGAGGGAGCAG gtCATGGCAACCATAAAGAAAACAGTCCTTTCCTGAACAGTGCAGAAGCGGGCAAGGGAGGTGATTACTATGACAGAAATCTGGCCTTGTTTGAG GAAGAACTTGATATACGACCAAAAGTGTCATCTCTCCTTGGCAAGTTGGTCAATTACACAAATCTTACCCAAGGTGTTAAGGAACATGAAGAAGCAGAAAGTACTGATGGATCGAAGAAGAAAGTATCAAAA tcacccAGCATGGGCACCCTGATGGGGGTGTATTTACCATGCATGCAGAATATCTTTGGGGTTATTCTCTTCCTTCGGCTGACTTGGATGGTGGGAATGGCTGGAGTCCTTCAGTCTTTCCTGATTGtattgctttgctgctgctgt ACTATGTTGACAACCATATCAATGAGTGCTATTGCCACAAATGGTGTTGTTCCAG CTGGTGGCTCCTATTTCATGATATCTAGATCATTGGGGCCAGAGTTTGGTGGAGCTGTAGGGCTGTGCTTCTATTTGGGAACAACATTTGCAGGAGCAATGTATATCCTTGGTGCCATTGAGATTTTATTG ACATATATTGTGCCACAAGCAGCAATTTTTCATCCATCCAGTGCCCACGATGCTTCCAATGCCATGCTAAATAACATGAGGGTGTATGGCACTGTATTCCTCATCTTAATGGCAGTGGTGGTCTTTGTAGGTGTCAAATATGTAAACAAATTTGCTTCCCTCTTCTTGGCCTGCGTAGTAATATCCATACTGTCCATTTACGCTGGAGCTATCAAGTCCATCTTCGATCCACCTGAATTTCC GATTTGCATGTTGGGCAACAGGACTTTGTCAAGAGATCACTTTGATGTTTGTGCCAAAACCATAGTTAAGGATAACATAACTGTGGCCTCTAAGCTTTGGGAGCTTTTCTGCCACACTACAAACTTAACCGAAGAACACTGCGATGAATATTTCCTAATGAATAATGTCTCTGAGATAGCAGGAATTCCGGGAGCTGCTAGTGGCATTTTAATAG ACAACTTATGGAGCAATTATTTGGAGAAAGGAGAGATCCTGGAGAAAGCACATCACCCATCTGTTGATGTAGCAGGCCAGAAAAACAACCTGCACCTGTACGTGCTTTCAGATATTGCTACTTCCTTCATGGTGCTGGTTGGCATCTTCTTCCCTTCGGTGACTG GTATCATGGCTGGTTCAAACAGATCAGGGGACCTCAAAGATGCACAGAAATCCATTCCTGTTGGAACAATTCTTGCCATTGTCACCACATCACTAGTCT ACTTCAGTTGTGTATTATTATTTGGAGCCTGCATAGAAGGTGTTGTCCTGAGAGATAA GTATGGTGATGCGGTGAACAAGAACTTGGTGGTGGGTACCCTGTCATGGCCCTCACCGTGGGTCATTGTGATAGGATCCTTCTTCTCCACCTGTGGGGCAGGTCTGCAGAGCCTCACTGGAGCCCCCCGGCTGCTGCAAGCCATAGCCAAGGACAACATCATCCCTTTCCTGTGG atctTTGGTCATGGAAAAGCGAATGGTGAACCGACATGGGCTCTTCTGTTAACAGCATTGATTGCTGAGCTGGGAATCCTGATTGCTTCACTTGACATGGTGGCTCCAATTCTCTCAAT gtttttcttgATGTGTTACCTCTTTGTTAATCTGGCATGTGCAGTACAGACACTTCTGCGAACTCCAAACTGGCGGCCTCGCTTCAAATACTATCACTG gGCCCTCTCATTTTTAGGCATGAGTATTTGCCTGGCACTGATGTTCATTTCTTCTTGGTATTATGCTTTGGTAGCAATGCTTATTGCAGGCATGATTTACAAGTACATTGAATACCAAGG TGCGGAGAAGGAGTGGGGTGATGGTATCCGGGGCCTTTCGCTCAGCGCGGCAAGATATGCCTTACTCAGACTGGAGGAGGGCCCTCCACACACAAAGAACTGGAG gCCTCAGTTGCTGGTGCTTCTGAAACTTGATGAAGATTTGCATGTAAAATACCCTAGATTGTTAACATTTGCATCCCAGTTGAAAGCTGGTAAAGGTTTGACTATCATAGGATCAGTGATCCAAGGGAATTTCTTGGAAACTTATGGAGAAGCCCAGGCTGCTGAACAG ACTATTAAGAATATGATGGAAATTGAGAAGGTTAAGGGATTTTGTCAAGTAGTTGTAGCCAATAAAGTTCGAGAAGGAATTGCTCACTTAATCCAGTCCTGTGGACTAGGTGGCATGAAGCATAACACTGTGGTGTTGGGATGGCCCTATGGCTGGAGACAAAGTGAAGATCCAAGGTCTTGGAAGACATTTATAG GTACTGTTCGCTGCACAACTGCAGCCCACCTGGCTCTGCTGGTTCCCAAAAATGTGTCTTTCTACCCCAGCAACCATGAGCGTTACAACGAAGGCAATATTGATGTGTGGTGGATTGTGCATGATGGAGGCATGTTGAtgttgcttccttttcttctcaaacAGCACAAA GTttggagaaaatgcaaaatgagaatttttacTGTAGCTCAGATGGATGATAACAGCATCCAGATGAAGAAGGATTTGGCTACTTTCCTCTATCAACTCCGAATAGAGGCAGAGGTAGAAGTGGTAGAAATG CACAATAGTGATATCTCAGCATATACTTATGAGAGAACTCTTATGATGGAGCAGAGATCTCAGATGCTGAGGCAAATGAGGCTGACGAAAActgagagagaaagggag GCTCAGCTAGTAAAGGACAGACATTCAATAGCACGTCTGGAGAGCCTCTACTCAGATGAAGAAGATGAGGGGGACCCGGTTCCTGAGAATATCCAGATGACCTGGACAAAAGAGAAATGTGATGCTGAGAAGCGGAACCgaggcagtgctgtgggaagcTTTAGAGATCTCATCAGCATTAAGCC
- the SLC12A4 gene encoding solute carrier family 12 member 4 isoform X1: MPHFTVVPVEDKPRAEYDSVEGLSWVDYREPAAVPAPGDSYDTVSSDGHGNHKENSPFLNSAEAGKGGDYYDRNLALFEEELDIRPKVSSLLGKLVNYTNLTQGVKEHEEAESTDGSKKKVSKSPSMGTLMGVYLPCMQNIFGVILFLRLTWMVGMAGVLQSFLIVLLCCCCTMLTTISMSAIATNGVVPAGGSYFMISRSLGPEFGGAVGLCFYLGTTFAGAMYILGAIEILLTYIVPQAAIFHPSSAHDASNAMLNNMRVYGTVFLILMAVVVFVGVKYVNKFASLFLACVVISILSIYAGAIKSIFDPPEFPICMLGNRTLSRDHFDVCAKTIVKDNITVASKLWELFCHTTNLTEEHCDEYFLMNNVSEIAGIPGAASGILIDNLWSNYLEKGEILEKAHHPSVDVAGQKNNLHLYVLSDIATSFMVLVGIFFPSVTGIMAGSNRSGDLKDAQKSIPVGTILAIVTTSLVYFSCVLLFGACIEGVVLRDKYGDAVNKNLVVGTLSWPSPWVIVIGSFFSTCGAGLQSLTGAPRLLQAIAKDNIIPFLWIFGHGKANGEPTWALLLTALIAELGILIASLDMVAPILSMFFLMCYLFVNLACAVQTLLRTPNWRPRFKYYHWALSFLGMSICLALMFISSWYYALVAMLIAGMIYKYIEYQGAEKEWGDGIRGLSLSAARYALLRLEEGPPHTKNWRPQLLVLLKLDEDLHVKYPRLLTFASQLKAGKGLTIIGSVIQGNFLETYGEAQAAEQTIKNMMEIEKVKGFCQVVVANKVREGIAHLIQSCGLGGMKHNTVVLGWPYGWRQSEDPRSWKTFIGTVRCTTAAHLALLVPKNVSFYPSNHERYNEGNIDVWWIVHDGGMLMLLPFLLKQHKVWRKCKMRIFTVAQMDDNSIQMKKDLATFLYQLRIEAEVEVVEMHNSDISAYTYERTLMMEQRSQMLRQMRLTKTEREREAQLVKDRHSIARLESLYSDEEDEGDPVPENIQMTWTKEKCDAEKRNRGSAVGSFRDLISIKPEWENLNQSNVRRMHTAVKLNEVIVNRSHDARLVLLNMPGPPKNTDGDENYMEFLEVLTEGLERVLLVRGGGREVITIYS, from the exons ATGCCGCACTTCACTGTGGTACCGGTGGAGGACAAGCCCCGCGCCGAGTACGACAGCGTAGAAGGGCTCAGCTGGGTGGACTACCGGGAGCCGGCCGCGGTGCCCGCCCCTGGTGACTCCTACGACACCGTCAGCTCCGACG gtCATGGCAACCATAAAGAAAACAGTCCTTTCCTGAACAGTGCAGAAGCGGGCAAGGGAGGTGATTACTATGACAGAAATCTGGCCTTGTTTGAG GAAGAACTTGATATACGACCAAAAGTGTCATCTCTCCTTGGCAAGTTGGTCAATTACACAAATCTTACCCAAGGTGTTAAGGAACATGAAGAAGCAGAAAGTACTGATGGATCGAAGAAGAAAGTATCAAAA tcacccAGCATGGGCACCCTGATGGGGGTGTATTTACCATGCATGCAGAATATCTTTGGGGTTATTCTCTTCCTTCGGCTGACTTGGATGGTGGGAATGGCTGGAGTCCTTCAGTCTTTCCTGATTGtattgctttgctgctgctgt ACTATGTTGACAACCATATCAATGAGTGCTATTGCCACAAATGGTGTTGTTCCAG CTGGTGGCTCCTATTTCATGATATCTAGATCATTGGGGCCAGAGTTTGGTGGAGCTGTAGGGCTGTGCTTCTATTTGGGAACAACATTTGCAGGAGCAATGTATATCCTTGGTGCCATTGAGATTTTATTG ACATATATTGTGCCACAAGCAGCAATTTTTCATCCATCCAGTGCCCACGATGCTTCCAATGCCATGCTAAATAACATGAGGGTGTATGGCACTGTATTCCTCATCTTAATGGCAGTGGTGGTCTTTGTAGGTGTCAAATATGTAAACAAATTTGCTTCCCTCTTCTTGGCCTGCGTAGTAATATCCATACTGTCCATTTACGCTGGAGCTATCAAGTCCATCTTCGATCCACCTGAATTTCC GATTTGCATGTTGGGCAACAGGACTTTGTCAAGAGATCACTTTGATGTTTGTGCCAAAACCATAGTTAAGGATAACATAACTGTGGCCTCTAAGCTTTGGGAGCTTTTCTGCCACACTACAAACTTAACCGAAGAACACTGCGATGAATATTTCCTAATGAATAATGTCTCTGAGATAGCAGGAATTCCGGGAGCTGCTAGTGGCATTTTAATAG ACAACTTATGGAGCAATTATTTGGAGAAAGGAGAGATCCTGGAGAAAGCACATCACCCATCTGTTGATGTAGCAGGCCAGAAAAACAACCTGCACCTGTACGTGCTTTCAGATATTGCTACTTCCTTCATGGTGCTGGTTGGCATCTTCTTCCCTTCGGTGACTG GTATCATGGCTGGTTCAAACAGATCAGGGGACCTCAAAGATGCACAGAAATCCATTCCTGTTGGAACAATTCTTGCCATTGTCACCACATCACTAGTCT ACTTCAGTTGTGTATTATTATTTGGAGCCTGCATAGAAGGTGTTGTCCTGAGAGATAA GTATGGTGATGCGGTGAACAAGAACTTGGTGGTGGGTACCCTGTCATGGCCCTCACCGTGGGTCATTGTGATAGGATCCTTCTTCTCCACCTGTGGGGCAGGTCTGCAGAGCCTCACTGGAGCCCCCCGGCTGCTGCAAGCCATAGCCAAGGACAACATCATCCCTTTCCTGTGG atctTTGGTCATGGAAAAGCGAATGGTGAACCGACATGGGCTCTTCTGTTAACAGCATTGATTGCTGAGCTGGGAATCCTGATTGCTTCACTTGACATGGTGGCTCCAATTCTCTCAAT gtttttcttgATGTGTTACCTCTTTGTTAATCTGGCATGTGCAGTACAGACACTTCTGCGAACTCCAAACTGGCGGCCTCGCTTCAAATACTATCACTG gGCCCTCTCATTTTTAGGCATGAGTATTTGCCTGGCACTGATGTTCATTTCTTCTTGGTATTATGCTTTGGTAGCAATGCTTATTGCAGGCATGATTTACAAGTACATTGAATACCAAGG TGCGGAGAAGGAGTGGGGTGATGGTATCCGGGGCCTTTCGCTCAGCGCGGCAAGATATGCCTTACTCAGACTGGAGGAGGGCCCTCCACACACAAAGAACTGGAG gCCTCAGTTGCTGGTGCTTCTGAAACTTGATGAAGATTTGCATGTAAAATACCCTAGATTGTTAACATTTGCATCCCAGTTGAAAGCTGGTAAAGGTTTGACTATCATAGGATCAGTGATCCAAGGGAATTTCTTGGAAACTTATGGAGAAGCCCAGGCTGCTGAACAG ACTATTAAGAATATGATGGAAATTGAGAAGGTTAAGGGATTTTGTCAAGTAGTTGTAGCCAATAAAGTTCGAGAAGGAATTGCTCACTTAATCCAGTCCTGTGGACTAGGTGGCATGAAGCATAACACTGTGGTGTTGGGATGGCCCTATGGCTGGAGACAAAGTGAAGATCCAAGGTCTTGGAAGACATTTATAG GTACTGTTCGCTGCACAACTGCAGCCCACCTGGCTCTGCTGGTTCCCAAAAATGTGTCTTTCTACCCCAGCAACCATGAGCGTTACAACGAAGGCAATATTGATGTGTGGTGGATTGTGCATGATGGAGGCATGTTGAtgttgcttccttttcttctcaaacAGCACAAA GTttggagaaaatgcaaaatgagaatttttacTGTAGCTCAGATGGATGATAACAGCATCCAGATGAAGAAGGATTTGGCTACTTTCCTCTATCAACTCCGAATAGAGGCAGAGGTAGAAGTGGTAGAAATG CACAATAGTGATATCTCAGCATATACTTATGAGAGAACTCTTATGATGGAGCAGAGATCTCAGATGCTGAGGCAAATGAGGCTGACGAAAActgagagagaaagggag GCTCAGCTAGTAAAGGACAGACATTCAATAGCACGTCTGGAGAGCCTCTACTCAGATGAAGAAGATGAGGGGGACCCGGTTCCTGAGAATATCCAGATGACCTGGACAAAAGAGAAATGTGATGCTGAGAAGCGGAACCgaggcagtgctgtgggaagcTTTAGAGATCTCATCAGCATTAAGCC
- the SLC12A4 gene encoding solute carrier family 12 member 4 isoform X4 translates to MPHFTVVPVEDKPRAEYDSVEGLSWVDYREPAAVPAPGDSYDTVSSDGHGNHKENSPFLNSAEAGKGGDYYDRNLALFEEELDIRPKVSSLLGKLVNYTNLTQGVKEHEEAESTDGSKKKVSKSPSMGTLMGVYLPCMQNIFGVILFLRLTWMVGMAGVLQSFLIVLLCCCCTMLTTISMSAIATNGVVPAGGSYFMISRSLGPEFGGAVGLCFYLGTTFAGAMYILGAIEILLTYIVPQAAIFHPSSAHDASNAMLNNMRVYGTVFLILMAVVVFVGVKYVNKFASLFLACVVISILSIYAGAIKSIFDPPEFPICMLGNRTLSRDHFDVCAKTIVKDNITVASKLWELFCHTTNLTEEHCDEYFLMNNVSEIAGIPGAASGILIDNLWSNYLEKGEILEKAHHPSVDVAGQKNNLHLYVLSDIATSFMVLVGIFFPSVTGIMAGSNRSGDLKDAQKSIPVGTILAIVTTSLVYFSCVLLFGACIEGVVLRDKYGDAVNKNLVVGTLSWPSPWVIVIGSFFSTCGAGLQSLTGAPRLLQAIAKDNIIPFLWIFGHGKANGEPTWALLLTALIAELGILIASLDMVAPILSMFFLMCYLFVNLACAVQTLLRTPNWRPRFKYYHWALSFLGMSICLALMFISSWYYALVAMLIAGMIYKYIEYQGAEKEWGDGIRGLSLSAARYALLRLEEGPPHTKNWRPQLLVLLKLDEDLHVKYPRLLTFASQLKAGKGLTIIGSVIQGNFLETYGEAQAAEQTIKNMMEIEKVKGFCQVVVANKVREGIAHLIQSCGLGGMKHNTVVLGWPYGWRQSEDPRSWKTFIGTVRCTTAAHLALLVPKNVSFYPSNHERYNEGNIDVWWIVHDGGMLMLLPFLLKQHKVWRKCKMRIFTVAQMDDNSIQMKKDLATFLYQLRIEAEVEVVEMHNSDISAYTYERTLMMEQRSQMLRQMRLTKTEREREAQLVKDRHSIARLESLYSDEEDEGDPVPENIQMTWTKEKCDAEKRNRGSAVGSFRDLISIKPNQSNVRRMHTAVKLNEVIVNRSHDARLVLLNMPGPPKNTDGDENYMEFLEVLTEGLERVLLVRGGGREVITIYS, encoded by the exons ATGCCGCACTTCACTGTGGTACCGGTGGAGGACAAGCCCCGCGCCGAGTACGACAGCGTAGAAGGGCTCAGCTGGGTGGACTACCGGGAGCCGGCCGCGGTGCCCGCCCCTGGTGACTCCTACGACACCGTCAGCTCCGACG gtCATGGCAACCATAAAGAAAACAGTCCTTTCCTGAACAGTGCAGAAGCGGGCAAGGGAGGTGATTACTATGACAGAAATCTGGCCTTGTTTGAG GAAGAACTTGATATACGACCAAAAGTGTCATCTCTCCTTGGCAAGTTGGTCAATTACACAAATCTTACCCAAGGTGTTAAGGAACATGAAGAAGCAGAAAGTACTGATGGATCGAAGAAGAAAGTATCAAAA tcacccAGCATGGGCACCCTGATGGGGGTGTATTTACCATGCATGCAGAATATCTTTGGGGTTATTCTCTTCCTTCGGCTGACTTGGATGGTGGGAATGGCTGGAGTCCTTCAGTCTTTCCTGATTGtattgctttgctgctgctgt ACTATGTTGACAACCATATCAATGAGTGCTATTGCCACAAATGGTGTTGTTCCAG CTGGTGGCTCCTATTTCATGATATCTAGATCATTGGGGCCAGAGTTTGGTGGAGCTGTAGGGCTGTGCTTCTATTTGGGAACAACATTTGCAGGAGCAATGTATATCCTTGGTGCCATTGAGATTTTATTG ACATATATTGTGCCACAAGCAGCAATTTTTCATCCATCCAGTGCCCACGATGCTTCCAATGCCATGCTAAATAACATGAGGGTGTATGGCACTGTATTCCTCATCTTAATGGCAGTGGTGGTCTTTGTAGGTGTCAAATATGTAAACAAATTTGCTTCCCTCTTCTTGGCCTGCGTAGTAATATCCATACTGTCCATTTACGCTGGAGCTATCAAGTCCATCTTCGATCCACCTGAATTTCC GATTTGCATGTTGGGCAACAGGACTTTGTCAAGAGATCACTTTGATGTTTGTGCCAAAACCATAGTTAAGGATAACATAACTGTGGCCTCTAAGCTTTGGGAGCTTTTCTGCCACACTACAAACTTAACCGAAGAACACTGCGATGAATATTTCCTAATGAATAATGTCTCTGAGATAGCAGGAATTCCGGGAGCTGCTAGTGGCATTTTAATAG ACAACTTATGGAGCAATTATTTGGAGAAAGGAGAGATCCTGGAGAAAGCACATCACCCATCTGTTGATGTAGCAGGCCAGAAAAACAACCTGCACCTGTACGTGCTTTCAGATATTGCTACTTCCTTCATGGTGCTGGTTGGCATCTTCTTCCCTTCGGTGACTG GTATCATGGCTGGTTCAAACAGATCAGGGGACCTCAAAGATGCACAGAAATCCATTCCTGTTGGAACAATTCTTGCCATTGTCACCACATCACTAGTCT ACTTCAGTTGTGTATTATTATTTGGAGCCTGCATAGAAGGTGTTGTCCTGAGAGATAA GTATGGTGATGCGGTGAACAAGAACTTGGTGGTGGGTACCCTGTCATGGCCCTCACCGTGGGTCATTGTGATAGGATCCTTCTTCTCCACCTGTGGGGCAGGTCTGCAGAGCCTCACTGGAGCCCCCCGGCTGCTGCAAGCCATAGCCAAGGACAACATCATCCCTTTCCTGTGG atctTTGGTCATGGAAAAGCGAATGGTGAACCGACATGGGCTCTTCTGTTAACAGCATTGATTGCTGAGCTGGGAATCCTGATTGCTTCACTTGACATGGTGGCTCCAATTCTCTCAAT gtttttcttgATGTGTTACCTCTTTGTTAATCTGGCATGTGCAGTACAGACACTTCTGCGAACTCCAAACTGGCGGCCTCGCTTCAAATACTATCACTG gGCCCTCTCATTTTTAGGCATGAGTATTTGCCTGGCACTGATGTTCATTTCTTCTTGGTATTATGCTTTGGTAGCAATGCTTATTGCAGGCATGATTTACAAGTACATTGAATACCAAGG TGCGGAGAAGGAGTGGGGTGATGGTATCCGGGGCCTTTCGCTCAGCGCGGCAAGATATGCCTTACTCAGACTGGAGGAGGGCCCTCCACACACAAAGAACTGGAG gCCTCAGTTGCTGGTGCTTCTGAAACTTGATGAAGATTTGCATGTAAAATACCCTAGATTGTTAACATTTGCATCCCAGTTGAAAGCTGGTAAAGGTTTGACTATCATAGGATCAGTGATCCAAGGGAATTTCTTGGAAACTTATGGAGAAGCCCAGGCTGCTGAACAG ACTATTAAGAATATGATGGAAATTGAGAAGGTTAAGGGATTTTGTCAAGTAGTTGTAGCCAATAAAGTTCGAGAAGGAATTGCTCACTTAATCCAGTCCTGTGGACTAGGTGGCATGAAGCATAACACTGTGGTGTTGGGATGGCCCTATGGCTGGAGACAAAGTGAAGATCCAAGGTCTTGGAAGACATTTATAG GTACTGTTCGCTGCACAACTGCAGCCCACCTGGCTCTGCTGGTTCCCAAAAATGTGTCTTTCTACCCCAGCAACCATGAGCGTTACAACGAAGGCAATATTGATGTGTGGTGGATTGTGCATGATGGAGGCATGTTGAtgttgcttccttttcttctcaaacAGCACAAA GTttggagaaaatgcaaaatgagaatttttacTGTAGCTCAGATGGATGATAACAGCATCCAGATGAAGAAGGATTTGGCTACTTTCCTCTATCAACTCCGAATAGAGGCAGAGGTAGAAGTGGTAGAAATG CACAATAGTGATATCTCAGCATATACTTATGAGAGAACTCTTATGATGGAGCAGAGATCTCAGATGCTGAGGCAAATGAGGCTGACGAAAActgagagagaaagggag GCTCAGCTAGTAAAGGACAGACATTCAATAGCACGTCTGGAGAGCCTCTACTCAGATGAAGAAGATGAGGGGGACCCGGTTCCTGAGAATATCCAGATGACCTGGACAAAAGAGAAATGTGATGCTGAGAAGCGGAACCgaggcagtgctgtgggaagcTTTAGAGATCTCATCAGCATTAAGCC